In Aquimarina spinulae, a single window of DNA contains:
- the recA gene encoding recombinase RecA, giving the protein MSTEKDAKLKALKLTLDKLDKAYGKGTVMKMSDSSVQEVDVIPTGSLGLDLALGVGGYPRGRVVEIYGPESSGKTTLTLHAIAQAQKAGGIAAFIDAEHAFDRFYAEKLGVDIDNLIISQPDHGEQALEITDNLIRSGAIDIIVIDSVAALTPKSEIEGEMGDSKMGLHARLMSQALRKLTSSISKTNCTVIFINQLREKIGVMFGNPETTTGGNALKFYASVRLDIRRSTQIKNSNSEVQGNKTRVKVVKNKVAPPFRTAEFDIMYGEGISKNGEIIDIGVDYEIVKKSGSWFSYQDTKLGQGRDAVKSLLNDNPELMEELEQKIKEAIKIAKE; this is encoded by the coding sequence ATGAGTACAGAGAAAGACGCAAAATTAAAAGCATTAAAACTTACCCTTGATAAATTAGATAAAGCCTACGGAAAAGGAACTGTAATGAAGATGAGTGACAGTTCTGTACAAGAAGTAGATGTAATTCCTACAGGTTCTCTTGGTTTAGACCTTGCATTAGGTGTTGGTGGGTATCCTAGAGGAAGAGTCGTTGAAATCTACGGACCAGAATCTTCTGGTAAAACAACACTTACTTTGCATGCTATTGCACAGGCACAAAAAGCCGGGGGTATTGCAGCATTTATTGATGCGGAGCATGCTTTTGATCGTTTTTATGCAGAAAAATTAGGTGTAGATATAGATAATTTAATTATTTCTCAACCAGATCATGGGGAACAGGCTTTAGAAATTACTGATAACCTGATCAGGTCTGGAGCTATCGATATTATCGTTATTGATTCTGTGGCAGCACTTACTCCTAAAAGTGAAATTGAAGGTGAAATGGGGGATTCTAAAATGGGACTTCATGCACGATTAATGTCTCAGGCGCTTCGAAAATTAACCAGTTCAATTAGCAAAACCAATTGTACTGTAATTTTTATTAATCAGCTTCGTGAAAAAATCGGGGTAATGTTTGGAAATCCTGAAACGACTACTGGTGGTAACGCCTTAAAATTTTATGCTTCGGTACGTTTAGATATTCGTCGTTCTACACAGATCAAAAATAGTAATAGTGAAGTACAAGGAAACAAAACACGAGTTAAAGTAGTAAAAAACAAAGTAGCTCCGCCTTTTAGAACTGCAGAATTTGATATCATGTATGGAGAGGGTATTTCTAAAAATGGAGAAATTATAGATATTGGTGTAGACTACGAAATTGTCAAGAAAAGTGGTTCCTGGTTTAGCTATCAAGACACCAAATTAGGACAAGGACGAGATGCAGTGAAATCTTTACTTAATGATAATCCAGAACTTATGGAAGAACTTGAACAAAAAATCAAGGAAGCCATAAAAATTGCAAAAGAATAA